Proteins from one Desmodus rotundus isolate HL8 chromosome 9, HLdesRot8A.1, whole genome shotgun sequence genomic window:
- the TMEM59L gene encoding transmembrane protein 59-like isoform X2, with protein sequence MALVALLPLLLLLLQPLPATLAPPARDPFAPQLGDTQSCQLRCRDRYPVPQPSQEELEQDDPSKSRNEYDRAVFTSACERGCRLFSICRFVARSSKPNATQTECEAACVEAYVKEVEQQACSEGCWSQNPELELEPESKQKTQPVVESLGHEGSHLQRVEVTWRGSHTEALEVHVGSLDKVRKAKIRVKTNSKAKVESDELQDNDFLSCMSRRSGLPRWILACCLFLSVLVMLWLSCSTLVTAPGQHLKFQPLTLEQHKGFIVEPDWPLYPTPSHDFGDSPPPYKLKLDLTKL encoded by the exons ATGGCTCTGGTGGCCCTGCTGCCTCTCCTGCTACTGTTGCTTCAGCCTCTGCCCGCCACGCTCGCGCCACCAGCCCGCGACCCCTTCGCCCCGCAGCTCGGGGATACGCAGAGCTGCCAGCTGCGATGCCGCGATCGCTACCCTGTTCCGCAACCCTCGCAG GAGGAACTTGAGCAGGACGACCCCTCCAAGTCCCGGAATGAATATGACAGGGCCGTCTTCACCAGTGCTTGTGAGCGAGGCTGTCGCCTCTTCTCCATCTGCCGGTTCGTGGCCAGGAGCTCCAAACCCAATGCCACACAAACTGAGTGTGAAGCAG CCTGTGTGGAAGCCTATGTGAAGGAGGTGGAGCAGCAGGCCTGCAGCGAGGGCTGTTGGAGCCAGAACCCTGAGCTGGAGCTTGAACCAGAGTCCAAGCAGAAG ACCCAGCCCGTGGTAGAGAGCCTAGGGCATGAGGGGTCCCATCTGCAGCGAGTGGAGGTGACCTGGCGGGGATCCCATACTGAGGCCTTGGAGGTGCATGTAG GCTCCTTGGACAAGGTGAGGAAGGCCAAGATCCGAGTCAAGACCAATAGCAAGGCCAAGGTGGAGTCAGATGAGCTGCAGGACAATGACTTCCTCAGTTGCATGTCCCG GCGCTCTGGGCTTCCTCGCTGGATTCTGGCttgctgcctcttcctctctgtgCTGGTGATGCTATGGCTCAGCTGCTCCACTTTGGTGACTGCTCCTGGCCAGCACCTCAAGTTCCAG CCCCTGACCCTGGAGCAACACAAGGGCTTCATTGTAGAGCCAGACTGGCCCCTGTACCCTACCCCATCGCATGACTTTGGGGACAGTCCCCCACCCTACAAACTGAAGCTGGACCTGACTAAGCTGTAG
- the TMEM59L gene encoding transmembrane protein 59-like isoform X1 gives MALVALLPLLLLLLQPLPATLAPPARDPFAPQLGDTQSCQLRCRDRYPVPQPSQEELEQDDPSKSRNEYDRAVFTSACERGCRLFSICRFVARSSKPNATQTECEAACVEAYVKEVEQQACSEGCWSQNPELELEPESKQKKKALEAPSRALSFLDLFSTLCNDLVNSAQGFISSTWTYYLQTDNGKVVVFQTQPVVESLGHEGSHLQRVEVTWRGSHTEALEVHVGSLDKVRKAKIRVKTNSKAKVESDELQDNDFLSCMSRRSGLPRWILACCLFLSVLVMLWLSCSTLVTAPGQHLKFQPLTLEQHKGFIVEPDWPLYPTPSHDFGDSPPPYKLKLDLTKL, from the exons ATGGCTCTGGTGGCCCTGCTGCCTCTCCTGCTACTGTTGCTTCAGCCTCTGCCCGCCACGCTCGCGCCACCAGCCCGCGACCCCTTCGCCCCGCAGCTCGGGGATACGCAGAGCTGCCAGCTGCGATGCCGCGATCGCTACCCTGTTCCGCAACCCTCGCAG GAGGAACTTGAGCAGGACGACCCCTCCAAGTCCCGGAATGAATATGACAGGGCCGTCTTCACCAGTGCTTGTGAGCGAGGCTGTCGCCTCTTCTCCATCTGCCGGTTCGTGGCCAGGAGCTCCAAACCCAATGCCACACAAACTGAGTGTGAAGCAG CCTGTGTGGAAGCCTATGTGAAGGAGGTGGAGCAGCAGGCCTGCAGCGAGGGCTGTTGGAGCCAGAACCCTGAGCTGGAGCTTGAACCAGAGTCCAAGCAGAAG AAAAAGGCTCTGGAAGCTCCGAGCAGGGCTCTTTCGTTCCTGGACTTGTTTTCCACCCTCTGCAATGACCTTGTCAACTCGGCCCAGGGCTTCATCTCCTCCACCTGGACATATTACCTGCAGACTGACAATGGGAAGGTGGTGGTGTTCCAG ACCCAGCCCGTGGTAGAGAGCCTAGGGCATGAGGGGTCCCATCTGCAGCGAGTGGAGGTGACCTGGCGGGGATCCCATACTGAGGCCTTGGAGGTGCATGTAG GCTCCTTGGACAAGGTGAGGAAGGCCAAGATCCGAGTCAAGACCAATAGCAAGGCCAAGGTGGAGTCAGATGAGCTGCAGGACAATGACTTCCTCAGTTGCATGTCCCG GCGCTCTGGGCTTCCTCGCTGGATTCTGGCttgctgcctcttcctctctgtgCTGGTGATGCTATGGCTCAGCTGCTCCACTTTGGTGACTGCTCCTGGCCAGCACCTCAAGTTCCAG CCCCTGACCCTGGAGCAACACAAGGGCTTCATTGTAGAGCCAGACTGGCCCCTGTACCCTACCCCATCGCATGACTTTGGGGACAGTCCCCCACCCTACAAACTGAAGCTGGACCTGACTAAGCTGTAG